Genomic window (Ostrea edulis chromosome 9, xbOstEdul1.1, whole genome shotgun sequence):
caaatatcttggtaccagtagaaagatcttgtcaaaagaaatgctcatgtacaatatgaaagctctaatattaaccatttagaagttatgacctatgtaaaaaaaatattaaaagtcaaatgtcaaggtcaaatggttcaataccaacggaaaggtcttgtcacaaggaatactcatgtgaaatatcaaaactctatcacttattgttcaaaagttattagcaaggttaaagttttcaaaaagtaggtcaaactccaaggtcaaggggtaaaaaatgttggtacccacggaaaggtcttgtcacagggaatactcatgtgaaatatcaaagctctatcacttactgtttaaaagttattatcaaggttaaagtttcagacagaattacagaatgacagacaggacaaaaacaatatgcccccgatcttcgatctcgggggcatataaagcgttgtgaagaagttttggAATGTACCGTACTTCTGGATcaagcgaaattcaaatacagcatgaaaatatgtctttcaaatttaagttttgatgcaataaaataatggccaatggaatttaaaaaattgtgaatcttaaagtTGGAGCAAAGAATTCTACCAAGGGGAAATATCGTTTTTAAGTaatttttccgatatctgtgttgattcttacttgcagggaatttagaattaaatacctctctttgacaaatgtattgtctttctcttattttcatcCTACGTGTAGAtatctaataagttattgggttcacctgacactgtccaataagttgacaattactgttcattatttttaagaacggacagtatctgtcctttcttaaaaataatggacagcaattatcaacttattggacacctataggtaaccttttcactataagtggactttcttctacataaaagcctaaaaagacaaaggattgcgtaacaaaaatgttttaatactTTCCTAATTATATAAACGTAATTGAAATGCATGTTTTTAAgttgtacatttcattttatcataaaataaTACGCATATATAGTTTTGTTAATTGATAGGGAAAAGCGTCTTAGTTGTGAAAGATTTGGTCACGGTAATAATAcaaaaatgatttaattaaaagaatatatatatatatacatatatatatatatatatatatatatatatataattcataaaTGCTGCGAAGCATTCACTCCAAAAGGGCCTTGcgtttattttatattgtaatgaaatacataattcatgTACAAGTGCATACCTGTAGATGAAACAAAGCAAAGTAATGAGATTTTCATCAACAATTGTCactaaaatgaaagaaatatggaaCAAATTCGCAAAAAACGCAGGTCATTCTCGTCACTATCAGACAAGAGCGACGTGTAAATGCGCGGCCCAGTCACGAACGGCCCGCACGGGTTTCTATTGGTGTCTTTCCGTatgcattttcctataataATGGTTGTAgcgattcctttctttcaaagatagcatttaaatgcaggaatttgaaAAATTCCATGCTtatttacttagttgttattgtaatccagaagtgacatgccctacaaattacgttcaacgcgcgataaaagtcagagtggatccgtatctcgaaagtcctgTATTTCATCTAAGTTTACTgatgtttcattgaaattaaCGGATTTCTTCAAATGTCCGCCGCTTGGCATGATTTTGTGACGTCACTATCAAATATTACGTCCCTTTGAAATAGCTGATCTCGTAAAATCAAAACATAAGAAATAAGCACAATATACCGTAGctgaaaaatcaattttgttaGCCGTATACGGCCAATAACGTACCCCAAGAGCAGTTACTTAAACATAGATTCATGAATTACTGGGAAAATAGAACGTGGTATGCTAATAAGATAGTCACGTGATCAGCATTCAGTATATTTCGGAGAGAAAAGACAAGCCAGCCTGTCCTGTCTTTTGAatctatttttcatttatatctctACTACCGTAGGGTTTTGTACGCATATTAAAcatagattttaaatttttttatcttATTCATAGAATGCcgtattattttttaaaaatcgaaatCTGATATACAAATTAGAGCATATGCACCTTTAacctcttgtttatatatcaagttgAATTGTTTGACATAAATGTACACTAATGATTGGTCGATTGTGGTTTTTCATtcatctgtctgtgaatatgttttatacaggaccacaatgtaaactaatCATTTGATACTTATTGTgttatcctgtctaaataaaagaatttatcattatcattgaCCAAGGACACGTTTAGGTTAGTAGAAGAAATGAACATCGCAGAAAATTTAGTGGCTTCGTTTTTAGGTTAGTAAAACATGTACGATATGTTTTACACAGGACCataatgtaaactagtcatttgatACTAATTGTGATATGATgtcaaaataaaagaatttatcaatatcaatattacaGTTGAGTAAGGACATGTTtaagttagaaaaaaaacccaggtaTATCGCGGAGAATCCAGTCCGTTTGTGATCAAGTTAATAAAAGGTGTGTGCAATAGCTCCCAAGCACCCAACTAAGGATGAAGGATAAAATCGATGTTCCCGCTATGTTTATCACTATATCTAAAGTGGGATATTCCTGTTTATTATTTATCTGAAATTCAAGGCAGAAGGATGCCCGGTATTCACCTTTTGCTAGGTTGTGTATGGTTTCCTGGCAACGCCTGTTTCTCAttccattttcaatttataatgGAGATTTTCATCGCGTATAAAGTCTAGttatgttatttttttattgcaaTAATATTATCACGACTTCTTTTTATCCATTCTAGAAAGCAGCGAAATTGAGGCTTTGTTCATTATCTTATATCATTTCATACTGCGATTTCTTTGTATTTCCTTTTCAATATTCTGAACATCTTTATTGACATCACTGTATAGAACGTGATACATAGTActcctgatcccacttctggtgtttccaggggtccatgtttgcccaactcttaatatTGTATATGTTATAAGAGTTAggtttaattgattgattgttgtgcttttttccgccacacttaacagttatgagattgatcactgctcgttatcttcaacttttcatAGTATCATACCCAAAACGCATCCATAGTCTAATGTTTGCCATCGTCCCTCTGGAGTACAATAGATGGTGCTTTTGTTACCAACAGCTACAAAACCAGTTGTACAGTTGAATGTGATTGAATGGGGAGAACTCTGGACTACGTGACCATTCAATAAGGTTGGAACAGGTTCGTTGCAGTCTACAATATCAGCATgtattacttttaaaatataattttattcattttcagGTCAGTGGTCTTCGATCTACCactcacctacaactggtgacgtctcaatataagtgaaaaattctcgacgggacgtcaaacaaacaaacctcATTCTACCAGTTATTGGAAAGCCTTAAGGAATACCGCGGTGATTGttctgcgatataccttcatacgtaataactgattatgaaAAAATTGGTACACATCACACTTGCACTTCGTGTTTAGCTAATAGAAAATCTGATTAAATGGAAGCGTTTTGAAGACAATGACGAATTGTTTAAACATCCCTTCGTCTTGCACGTGGTGTAACGTAACACGCTATCTGATTATATGCAGGGGACTTAATTTCATACCCCCCTTGAAGGAGAGGCGGCGTATTGGTTTGCATCCGACAGTAGGTTGGTAGATCTAGTGTAGATTAACCATGACAAGAAGATGACGATTGATTTTGAGTGATGAAATACAAAGGGATGAATGTCTCTAAATGAAACTAAGTGCTGACCATCAATATCCCCAGAACAGTCTGCTTGACAAGACATTAAACTTGATGTGAATAGATCGTCACGATAGTAGATGACCTTCATTGATTCTTGAACATTTTAGTCATAGATAGACGTCATCGGCTTAACATGAGGTGCACCAAATTCTGACATTACGTGTTGCTTGTGGCTTTATAGGTTCTATATCGTTTAAGGTCATAACGAAATACTTTTGATAAGGAGAGCTTGGTGAAAGAACGTTCATTGTCTATATTCAACATCTTAGATTTGATGCAGCTTCGAGATGGAAAACTGAAACCAGATACCACGGTTGCGAAGCGAGCGCCCGAACCCCTAGGCTACCGTAACCGGTTGCCTAGTTGAtgtccctattgtttttcatattgaaaTGCCAATATGTTTTTAGAGATGTGAATCTTTACTTGGAGCATTTCGTTATATGTTGTAAACTATCTGCTTTTCGAATACCATTTCCTATTTTATTGTAAGAGTTTTGTCTTTGCAATGCATTAGCTGGCTAAACGTCCATGACGCAAGTTGATTTGattaatgttttccgccacactcaacaatttttcagttaacTGGTgccgcccagtttttattggtggaagagaggacccagatacaatgtacctgggaagagaccaccgaccttccgaaagtaaactaggaaactttctcacttaccggcgcgagcgggattcgaacttgcgccgacagaggtgagaggccgtgtgatattgagcgtgatgctctaaccactcggtcacggagGCCAAGTTGATTTGACCCCAAATTCCTATAGGAACGCAAACAAGAGACAGATATTTCATAATTACCTATAGGAATGCAAACAATAAACAGATATTTCATAATTACCTATAGGAATGCAAACAATAAACAGATATTTCATAATTACCTATAGGAATGCATATGAAGGAATTTGAAACCGTCTTCAAACATTTGGAGTGATATTTGCATGATACATTGCCACATTGGTTGTTCTGGTCGTTCATCtgagaaaacaaaaattatcagTTTTACAGTTCAAGACATAATGCATTTTAATCATTGTATCGTTATTAGAACTGTGGAAACCACATTGAAAGGTAAATtccttgctgtggccttcaactcgacttGAAGATctacgacgttttatctattaacaatactcaatgtcgattcgatatttCGCATTtcccaatgaactcgaaatgaGTCACCACGGAGTGAgccttccatatctgcttcgaatattttattaaacataaatGTTAACGGAAAATTAAcacctcaactttatgataaaggGTATGActagcttctctatcgtcaacttcccatattcatgtagcaatattccattatcacaaaCATATCCTTTCAACGGCTTTATCGAAAAAGTGCgtaatggtaaaaaaaaacaaaaaaccaaacgATTGTGACCCCCGAGGTGGGACCCAGAGAGGATATAATATTGATGCATTTGGAATAGTTCCGAACGGGAAGATGTATCCTATTGGTTGTGGAAATTGCAAACTTTTATTATGTCTAATGCTAGATCTTTAAATACATAACAAGCAGGActttcatgaaaacatttttgcGGATTTACATACCCTTGAAAATTGGACCGGTACATGTATAGGTTCCGCTTGATAGGCACACACACAATCCAAACGTcaaaagaaagagaaaactAATAGAAAATGGGAGGACGAAAGATACATCCTAAAGGTACAAAAAAAGTCTTTCATGCATATTTCTTGACCCTTGCGCCGTGGCTTTAAACAGTAGAGGACCGATCCCGATACTAATTCTGTAGGATATTAAACATACTTTCCTTGATACAGAGTATGTATTGATAAAGTGGTTCATAATTCTAAGGAATTTTTTTCTGTCCAACCCCTTCAGCGGAACATTCTTAAAACTCTCCGGCCGTCGAAAGTATATGGTGTTGatgtctctcaactaattcaGAACTTCAGAGCATAATCTGCgtttgatcaattttcaaatgggacaggctactgacaagtaagttgatgtcacaggggtttcaacagtttcatttTAAGTATGTgtttgttataatgatctaattttatctacaacctagtATCGTTAGATGGATTGTTGTCTGTCGTGTTTGGGCGTTCTTTGCATACTCATTCTGACTACTtattactccgtttgcctgatcaagatatatggttTACGGTTGGTGTgagcggtcaacaggggatgcttactcctcctagacacctgatccaacctttggtgcgtccaggggtccgtattcgccctactctgaattttgtatactttaagattgattgtatatttaattgctgttataaaatttagaaattcatttcaaaattaaggattatctccctcatgcatagctcttatccttagacgaatttggctccacttttttggcacgctgtttttggctatatttagctctaaaacttcatagttatttcggatttcaaacatttcggttgagcatcactgaagagacattatttgtcgaaatacgcatctggtgcatcaaaattggtaccgtataaattttacattagatagatcactgttcgttatcttcactttttcataatGGAAAAACCGCACATAATGCTTTTGTTTCTAAATATGTACATAAGATTAATTCTTCTCGTCCTCAGACTGTACTTTCGAAACACGTTTAAGGCCCTTAAAGGAagataaaattaaaaagaatagtAATGCTTGATAATAGAAAGTGACCTATGGATGAAATCGTATCGCCGTGTAAAACTGACCAAAGACAGAGAAGAGAGTTTAATATTCTGTAAAGAcaagtgattgattgattttatcttgttCAACGTTTTCTCGAGAAtttatcactcatatggagacgtcaccaagaccggtgaagggcttcaaatttaggcctttgttcggtgcttacggccattgagcagtgagggttcttgaTCGTGCCATGGGACATCAGTTTTTAAGGTGATCTCCGAGGACCGTGACATTCAGACCtcatgccgagcgtttggcgatggaactgtcactacctgttttaacgacttggtttgtcgtggccgggatttgaacctcAGCcatccgcatgcggggcgaaagctttaacctctagaccaccgagGCGGTTTCTGTAAAGACAAACATTCCAGAGACCTATTGACAGAAAacttgttttaattttaaaaataacacttttttttaaatcaagcaTTTAATGGCAGATAGATTGGATTATTGCATATGATTAAATAAACAATCATcgtttgtaaaaagaaaaggaaagaaaaacGTCATTCTACGGAAGCAACAGGAAAGTGCGAACACAGAACCACTTACTATTTCTTTGTACATGTAGTCTCTATCATTGATCAGAGTCGTGGATGCGTTTTTCTTCATGTTGTTAAATTCACATACAAGCAGTTTACGGTTATAGTTAATAGACAGGCAAAATGAGTAAGCCTCGCATTCTCTGAAGCACATCATAAACCCCAACTGGTTTACCACTTTGGAAGGGATATGCGGTAATTTTTTCCCAACTTCATAGTCCGCACTAGTGCTGCAAGTATTGTCCATTCTGGCATGGTGACATgataatataaacaatataaatggTCTGCAAACAGACTTGTAGTTTCTACATCCGAGAGGCATGTCGCTATATACCATTACAATCAGTTAGGTGTTTGATAGTGCGTATATATCTATCATTCCGCATACCTAAACCTATGAGAAGTTGCGAAAGTCGTAGATAACACcgtataatgaataaataatgtATTGATGGGTGGTTTTATTTAGAATTCGCAGAGGGAGATATATGCAGTGGTTGTTCTCTTAAAGAGACTCCACTCACTCAGCAATTAAAGATACTTCACTCACTCAGCAATTAAAGAGACTTGATTCACTCAGCAATTAAAGGAGAaatacggatttttcttacTTATTTTATATTACCACATTTACTGTATTAACATGGCGGTGTTTCACAATTACCCACAGTAGAGCCGCTCATTCAATGCAATTGGTAATTTTGTTGAGGCTACtgttattttaaaagtaaaatagaGTTAGATGAAAGgcgaacataacgaacagtgatcaatctcataactcctaagcCATACAAAATTGAGAGCTGGGCCCAGGTGTCTTGGAGGAGTCATATTCACtattcgctagccaagggtttacaaTCCGCTCCGCTACTCTACAACCCATGACTGCGTTAGCACGATTTTCGTGTCAACAATGTCCTGCATATGATTGGATGCAGGCCAAGTCCCCTGCATATAATCAGATATCGTGTTACGTTACACCACGTGCAAGACGAAggaatttttaaacaattcgTCATTGTCTTCAAAACGCTTCCATTTAATCAGATTTTCATAATCTCCATACAAGATGGTGTTGTGTAGACTGTGCAATGAGGCTTTATCTGGGGGAAAAAGTTTATTGCTTTTAAATTATTTGCATATAACATCGTGTAACTCAATAGGTGCAGCCAGTTTTAGTTTAACACACAAAGTGTAGTTGAAAAACGCATTTTCATTGCTTGAAcatgatgtaatccaaacagAGTTTGTTTCCTCCATCCGCTAGAGGACGCCACCCAAAGCTACGAAAATCGTGCTAACGCAGCCAAGGGTTGTAAAGAAGCAGAGCatatcgtaaacccttggctagcgaagatgaggaggagtaagcaccccatgtcgaccggtcacacccgctgtgagccctatatcttgatcaggtgaacggagttatccgtagtcaaaatcagtatgccaaaaACGGCATgcaacacgtcagacagcatttgaaccaatgataggctgttctggcaaactatatcgttataacgaccatagagtttgcgaaattctgactttaaatgagGCTTTATGTATCAAATctataaatttgattattcaaaTCCAAGGTATTTGAATTGCTATTCATATTAAAATGTGTTAAATGTATATACTCACCCACTTAAAATAGGCGGTGACCTGGCTTATTAATCATTGCCTTGGGTCTTTAAGCTTCTGTATAAAGGTTTAATAGTGTCCATGGTTCCTTTACACGCCCTGTCATTCCTTGACCAATCTATAGTCAGAGGGGTAGTGTTTTTATCACTGGCAGTTTTACCTTATACCTATTATTTCTCTAAGGAGGACCACTAtctatttttttctgtttttatcATTTCTCTTTAATCTAGAATTAACGGTAAAGTCTATAATTTTGACCGATTTCTATATCATCTGCATACGGATAGATTTTTACCTCGCAaaacattttccctatacaAGTACGATAGAAACCTACAGTATATATAATgggattgattgtatcttgtttaacgtccctctcgagaatttatcactcatatggagacgtcaccaataccgatgaagggcttcatatttagccctatgctcggcgcttatgttCATTgggcagtgaggattctttagcgtgccatacCTACAGCgatacgggacatccgtttGTAAGGTCATCTCCgtggacccgtgacattcacacctgatgccgagcgtttggcgattgAACTGTCACTGTTTTAACTAGGTATACAGTTGGAAATCGATATATACTAAATTTTCCACATTTCATGATAGAGCCAAActgtgaatttattatttttcaatataccaatAAATAATCGTTAAACGAGGAAGGGTAGATAGGTTAATAATTGAGTAGTGATATAGTTGATATTGT
Coding sequences:
- the LOC125660361 gene encoding uncharacterized protein LOC125660361, yielding MDNTCSTSADYEVGKKLPHIPSKVVNQLGFMMCFRECEAYSFCLSINYNRKLLVCEFNNMKKNASTTLINDRDYMYKEIMNDQNNQCGNVSCKYHSKCLKTVSNSFICIPIDCNEPVPTLLNGHVVQSSPHSITFNCTTGFVAVGNKSTIYCTPEGRWQTLDYGCVLACPDEWKVNSGAEYCFAKQTLQWGSAQVSYLKTLQELLKTSQSDIDNMEK